A genomic segment from Frateuria edaphi encodes:
- a CDS encoding ABC transporter permease: protein MPRFLPETLAEFRAIFSTRPVWMALAREDIGDQHRRTWLGPLWLLVNYLIFAGTFIYVFQGAGAKAGNYTAYVCLGLLTWFYMTEAITLSVSLFVREESFIKGTKLPLTTYVMRLGMQSVIRSGYALAGCLAILWLNGVTPSPAWAWSGLGVLLILWVTPAAITVFAFLGAFFPDSQFIVANLMRIGLFLTPVLWTPETATGIRHLFYYWDPFTYFLEIVRVPILAGSVPIHAFVVCLVTGLALWLVALLLLGRYRRHIVFVI, encoded by the coding sequence ATGCCCAGGTTCCTGCCTGAAACGCTTGCCGAGTTTCGCGCGATTTTTTCGACACGGCCCGTATGGATGGCGCTCGCACGCGAGGACATCGGAGATCAGCACCGCCGGACTTGGCTGGGCCCACTCTGGTTGCTCGTAAATTATCTGATTTTCGCGGGAACATTCATCTACGTTTTCCAGGGCGCGGGAGCGAAGGCAGGGAACTACACCGCCTACGTCTGCCTTGGCCTGCTGACGTGGTTCTACATGACGGAGGCGATCACGCTAAGCGTTTCGCTGTTCGTGCGCGAGGAGAGCTTCATCAAGGGGACCAAGCTGCCGCTTACGACCTATGTCATGCGGCTTGGCATGCAGTCGGTGATCCGTTCCGGTTACGCGCTGGCGGGCTGCCTGGCAATCCTGTGGCTCAATGGCGTTACCCCCTCCCCCGCCTGGGCATGGTCAGGCCTCGGTGTACTGCTGATCCTCTGGGTGACTCCGGCGGCCATCACTGTGTTCGCGTTCCTCGGTGCCTTCTTTCCCGACAGCCAGTTCATCGTTGCCAACCTCATGCGGATTGGCCTCTTCCTCACACCGGTCCTGTGGACACCGGAAACCGCAACCGGGATCCGCCACCTGTTCTATTATTGGGACCCATTCACCTATTTCCTCGAGATCGTACGGGTGCCCATCCTGGCCGGCTCCGTCCCGATCCACGCGTTCGTTGTCTGCCTGGTCACGGGCCTTGCACTTTGGCTCGTGGCCCTCTTACTCCTGGGCCGCTACCGCCGGCACATTGTGTTCGTAATCTGA